Proteins co-encoded in one Neoarius graeffei isolate fNeoGra1 chromosome 11, fNeoGra1.pri, whole genome shotgun sequence genomic window:
- the LOC132894655 gene encoding uncharacterized protein LOC132894655 isoform X2, with protein MPRLQLRQGVLYRQIQDPKTNALHYQLVVPQSQQQKVFASCHEHMGHFAADKTFKTLQTRYYWPQMLVDTKWCLECPQCVLRKKPTNSTVSLTPITASCPLELITMDFLSLEPSVGGFDNIMVLTDHFTKFAWAAATRDQTAKTTVRVMWQQVIQYFGCPALFHADQGPNFEAAVVKQLCDLYGCKKSHTTLRVMSSQRFNHTLLGMLGSLVEEKKCRWADYLPEMVHAYNTVHTSTGYTPLYLMFGRHARAPVDVLLGGPLEESSTVGEWVQKHHECLYFAYKRAGELNAGGAQKQKRQHDGQGVLGPLMMGGKGVIA; from the coding sequence ATGCCCCGTCTGCAGTTGCGACAGGGAGTATTATACCGGCAGATCCAGGACCCAAAAACTAATGCCCTTCATTACCAGCTCGTGGTACCCCAGAGCCAACAGCAAAAGGTGTTCGCTAGCTGTCATGAGCATATGGGACATTTTGCTGCAGACAAGACATTTAAGACACTTCAGACCAGGTATTATTGGCCCCAAATGCTTGTTGACACCAAGTGGTGTTTGGAATGCCCTCAGTGTGTCCTCAGAAAAAAGCCCACAAATTCAACAGTTAGTCTTACTCCCATTACAGCCTCCTGCCCCTTAGAACTGATTACCATGGACTTCCTGTCCCTAGAACCCTCAGTAGGTGGATTTGACAATATTATGGTCCTCACTGATCATTTCACTAAATTCGCCTGGGCTGCTGCAACTCGGGACCAGACAGCAAAAACGACAGTGAGGGTGATGTGGCAACAGGTCATCCAGTACTTTGGATGTCCTGCTCTGTTCCATGCTGACCAAGGCCCGAACTTTGAAGCTGCTGTGGTGAAACAACTGTGCGACTTATACGGTTGCAAAAAGAGTCACACTACCCTGAGGGTAATGAGCTCACAAAGATTCAATCACACCCTACTGGGCATGTTGGGTAGCCTGGTAGAAGAAAAGAAGTGCAGGTGGGCAGATTACCTACCCGAGATGGTCCACGCTTATAACACTGTCCATACCTCTACAGGCTACACCCCCTTGTACCTTATGTTTGGAAGACATGCACGTGCGCCAGTGGATGTCCTCCTGGGAGGGCCATTGGAAGAATCAAGCACAGTCGGAGAGTGGGTCCAGAAACACCACGAGTGCCTGTATTTTGCCTACAAGAGAGCGGGTGAGTTGAATGCAGGGGGAGCACAGAAGCAAAAGAGGCAACATGATGGCCAGGGGGTGCTGGGGCCATTAATGATGGGGGGAAAGGGTGTTATTGCGTAA
- the LOC132894655 gene encoding uncharacterized protein LOC132894655 isoform X1, whose protein sequence is MPRLQLRQGVLYRQIQDPKTNALHYQLVVPQSQQQKVFASCHEHMGHFAADKTFKTLQTRYYWPQMLVDTKWCLECPQCVLRKKPTNSTVSLTPITASCPLELITMDFLSLEPSVGGFDNIMVLTDHFTKFAWAAATRDQTAKTTVRVMWQQVIQYFGCPALFHADQGPNFEAAVVKQLCDLYGCKKSHTTLRVMSSQRFNHTLLGMLGSLVEEKKCRWADYLPEMVHAYNTVHTSTGYTPLYLMFGRHARAPVDVLLGGPLEESSTVGEWVQKHHECLYFAYKRAGPSARGTW, encoded by the exons ATGCCCCGTCTGCAGTTGCGACAGGGAGTATTATACCGGCAGATCCAGGACCCAAAAACTAATGCCCTTCATTACCAGCTCGTGGTACCCCAGAGCCAACAGCAAAAGGTGTTCGCTAGCTGTCATGAGCATATGGGACATTTTGCTGCAGACAAGACATTTAAGACACTTCAGACCAGGTATTATTGGCCCCAAATGCTTGTTGACACCAAGTGGTGTTTGGAATGCCCTCAGTGTGTCCTCAGAAAAAAGCCCACAAATTCAACAGTTAGTCTTACTCCCATTACAGCCTCCTGCCCCTTAGAACTGATTACCATGGACTTCCTGTCCCTAGAACCCTCAGTAGGTGGATTTGACAATATTATGGTCCTCACTGATCATTTCACTAAATTCGCCTGGGCTGCTGCAACTCGGGACCAGACAGCAAAAACGACAGTGAGGGTGATGTGGCAACAGGTCATCCAGTACTTTGGATGTCCTGCTCTGTTCCATGCTGACCAAGGCCCGAACTTTGAAGCTGCTGTGGTGAAACAACTGTGCGACTTATACGGTTGCAAAAAGAGTCACACTACCCTGAGGGTAATGAGCTCACAAAGATTCAATCACACCCTACTGGGCATGTTGGGTAGCCTGGTAGAAGAAAAGAAGTGCAGGTGGGCAGATTACCTACCCGAGATGGTCCACGCTTATAACACTGTCCATACCTCTACAGGCTACACCCCCTTGTACCTTATGTTTGGAAGACATGCACGTGCGCCAGTGGATGTCCTCCTGGGAGGGCCATTGGAAGAATCAAGCACAGTCGGAGAGTGGGTCCAGAAACACCACGAGTGCCTGTATTTTGCCTACAAGAGAGCGG GCCCCAGTGCAAGAGGAACATGGTGA